One stretch of Schistocerca gregaria isolate iqSchGreg1 unplaced genomic scaffold, iqSchGreg1.2 ptg000946l, whole genome shotgun sequence DNA includes these proteins:
- the LOC126325827 gene encoding uncharacterized protein LOC126325827 isoform X1, with amino-acid sequence MMLPQNLPKISNHDIRFGDPVSLHRLPFQLMYNGPAQVSSFYEPKPIPFSKLRELNSSYPMDQLASFRGKYMHGMNVCVPDGHMGVVFREQGRPLCDVDHHRATFRTSSFQGPTPQCPHNCKSNSSGVQQTERVWNVHRSFSSFKSWNRSPFQLGFPKESNWLNWMQSIGPSIHAPVCMSNALLPFESTIGSMMRAFDNQASQLLDAFICPMGLTDGAGTASSQFSHPAGDDLAVFTIISSSDAPNLNRSADYKIKDRNVEVSNVTEENAQLPSESSRRKRAKRESTPSLDDENLESGDCKKRHCKQSFFDRSRR; translated from the exons TGGAGATCCTGTTTCCTTGCATCGCCTCCCCTTTCAGCTTATGTATAATGGACCGGCCCAGGTCTCGTCTTTTTACGAACCTAAGCCCATTCCCTTCTCGAAATTGCGAGAGCTCAATTCAT CCTATCCTATGGACCAGCTAGCCTCTTTTCGAGGTAAATACATGcatggaatgaatgtgtgtgttccGGATGGACACATGG GTGTAGTGTTTCGAGAACAAGGTAGACCTCTTTGCGACGTTGATCACCACAGGGCCACTTTTCGGACATCAAGTTTTCAGGGCCCCACACCTCAATGTCCGCACAATTGCAAGAGCAACTCTAGCGGCGTACAGCAGACTGAACGTGTATGGAACGTGCACAGATCATTCTCTTCTTTTAAGTCTTGGAATCGAAGTCCTTTTCAACTGGGTTTCCCTAAAGAGTCTAACTGGCTCAACTGGATGCAATCTATCGGGCCCTCTATTCACGCGCCTGTCTGCATGAGCAACGCGTTGCTGCCCTTTGAATCGACGATTGGCAGCATGATGAGAGCTTTCGACAACCAAGCTTCTCAACTTCTCGATGCCTTTATCTGTCCTATGGGTTTGACCGATGGTGCCGGGACTGCCTCCAGCCAGTTCAGTCACCCAGCGGGAGATGACTTGGCAGTCTTTACGATCATATCATCCTCAGATGCACCGAATCTGAATAGGAGCGCCGACTACAAGATTAAAGATCGTAATGTTGAAGTCTCCAATGTAACGGAGGAAAATGCCCAGCTGCCGTCCGAATCGAGCAGGAGAAAAAGGGCGAAGCGAGAGTCCACTCCGTCTTTGGATGATGAGAATTTAGAGTCGGGCGATTGCAAAAAGCGGCACTGTAAACAATCGTTTTTTGATAGAAGCCgacgataa
- the LOC126325827 gene encoding uncharacterized protein LOC126325827 isoform X2 — MLPQNLPKISNHDIRFGDPVSLHRLPFQLMYNGPAQVSSFYEPKPIPFSKLRELNSSYPMDQLASFRGKYMHGMNVCVPDGHMVFREQGRPLCDVDHHRATFRTSSFQGPTPQCPHNCKSNSSGVQQTERVWNVHRSFSSFKSWNRSPFQLGFPKESNWLNWMQSIGPSIHAPVCMSNALLPFESTIGSMMRAFDNQASQLLDAFICPMGLTDGAGTASSQFSHPAGDDLAVFTIISSSDAPNLNRSADYKIKDRNVEVSNVTEENAQLPSESSRRKRAKRESTPSLDDENLESGDCKKRHCKQSFFDRSRR; from the exons TGGAGATCCTGTTTCCTTGCATCGCCTCCCCTTTCAGCTTATGTATAATGGACCGGCCCAGGTCTCGTCTTTTTACGAACCTAAGCCCATTCCCTTCTCGAAATTGCGAGAGCTCAATTCAT CCTATCCTATGGACCAGCTAGCCTCTTTTCGAGGTAAATACATGcatggaatgaatgtgtgtgttccGGATGGACACATGG TGTTTCGAGAACAAGGTAGACCTCTTTGCGACGTTGATCACCACAGGGCCACTTTTCGGACATCAAGTTTTCAGGGCCCCACACCTCAATGTCCGCACAATTGCAAGAGCAACTCTAGCGGCGTACAGCAGACTGAACGTGTATGGAACGTGCACAGATCATTCTCTTCTTTTAAGTCTTGGAATCGAAGTCCTTTTCAACTGGGTTTCCCTAAAGAGTCTAACTGGCTCAACTGGATGCAATCTATCGGGCCCTCTATTCACGCGCCTGTCTGCATGAGCAACGCGTTGCTGCCCTTTGAATCGACGATTGGCAGCATGATGAGAGCTTTCGACAACCAAGCTTCTCAACTTCTCGATGCCTTTATCTGTCCTATGGGTTTGACCGATGGTGCCGGGACTGCCTCCAGCCAGTTCAGTCACCCAGCGGGAGATGACTTGGCAGTCTTTACGATCATATCATCCTCAGATGCACCGAATCTGAATAGGAGCGCCGACTACAAGATTAAAGATCGTAATGTTGAAGTCTCCAATGTAACGGAGGAAAATGCCCAGCTGCCGTCCGAATCGAGCAGGAGAAAAAGGGCGAAGCGAGAGTCCACTCCGTCTTTGGATGATGAGAATTTAGAGTCGGGCGATTGCAAAAAGCGGCACTGTAAACAATCGTTTTTTGATAGAAGCCgacgataa
- the LOC126325827 gene encoding uncharacterized protein LOC126325827 isoform X3 — translation MDQLASFRGKYMHGMNVCVPDGHMGVVFREQGRPLCDVDHHRATFRTSSFQGPTPQCPHNCKSNSSGVQQTERVWNVHRSFSSFKSWNRSPFQLGFPKESNWLNWMQSIGPSIHAPVCMSNALLPFESTIGSMMRAFDNQASQLLDAFICPMGLTDGAGTASSQFSHPAGDDLAVFTIISSSDAPNLNRSADYKIKDRNVEVSNVTEENAQLPSESSRRKRAKRESTPSLDDENLESGDCKKRHCKQSFFDRSRR, via the exons ATGGACCAGCTAGCCTCTTTTCGAGGTAAATACATGcatggaatgaatgtgtgtgttccGGATGGACACATGG GTGTAGTGTTTCGAGAACAAGGTAGACCTCTTTGCGACGTTGATCACCACAGGGCCACTTTTCGGACATCAAGTTTTCAGGGCCCCACACCTCAATGTCCGCACAATTGCAAGAGCAACTCTAGCGGCGTACAGCAGACTGAACGTGTATGGAACGTGCACAGATCATTCTCTTCTTTTAAGTCTTGGAATCGAAGTCCTTTTCAACTGGGTTTCCCTAAAGAGTCTAACTGGCTCAACTGGATGCAATCTATCGGGCCCTCTATTCACGCGCCTGTCTGCATGAGCAACGCGTTGCTGCCCTTTGAATCGACGATTGGCAGCATGATGAGAGCTTTCGACAACCAAGCTTCTCAACTTCTCGATGCCTTTATCTGTCCTATGGGTTTGACCGATGGTGCCGGGACTGCCTCCAGCCAGTTCAGTCACCCAGCGGGAGATGACTTGGCAGTCTTTACGATCATATCATCCTCAGATGCACCGAATCTGAATAGGAGCGCCGACTACAAGATTAAAGATCGTAATGTTGAAGTCTCCAATGTAACGGAGGAAAATGCCCAGCTGCCGTCCGAATCGAGCAGGAGAAAAAGGGCGAAGCGAGAGTCCACTCCGTCTTTGGATGATGAGAATTTAGAGTCGGGCGATTGCAAAAAGCGGCACTGTAAACAATCGTTTTTTGATAGAAGCCgacgataa